GGAGCCTCTCTCAACGAAGGCCTTAGCCTCGGATTCCCCTATGCCTGAAGCTGAGGATGCGCAGCCGGCCGCGAAGGACAAGTCGCTTGAGGACAGTCTCTCAATCAGGGATGTTGTCGCACAGGCTAAGGAGGCTGTTCCGGGACCCCAGGCAGCAGATGATCAACTCGAGCCTACTCAGGGTTTAGACTTAGGAAAGTAGTGTAGTAGTGTAGGATCTTATTTGTAGCTGCccctttatattttgttttgttaatgtTTGTAAAACAACGCTTTTGGATTTCAATGAAAGGTGTCGTTTTCCTTTAAATCATGTTGTTCTACTGTCTTTTCTGCTTTCACCTTGAACGAATGTCTATTCTTCCACTAACTATTGAAAACCAAGCATGAATGAATGAATATGTAGAAAATGATAGACAGTAATTAGATAAGACTgattcgaggttaatttcccccaagcctgtggtccgagggtccaggcaggacttgggttctgtttaacacttagtgaaaatggctttgagattaatttcccccaagtccgtggtccgaggagccaggtaggacttgggttttgtttaacactcaGTGAAAAtggcttcgaggttaatttcccccaagtctgtggttcgaggagccaggtaggacttgggttctgtttaacactcagTGAAAATGGCTTCgagattaatttcccccaagtctgtggtccgaagagccaggtaggacttgggttctgtttaacacttagtgaaaatggcttcgaggttaatttcccccaggTCTGTGGTCCGAGTagtcaggcaggacttgggttttgtttaacacttaatgaaaatggcttcgaggttaatttctcccaagtctgtggtccgaggagccaggcaggacttgggttctgtttaacacttaatgaAAATGGTTTTGAggttaatttctcccaagtctgtggtccgaggagccagacaggacttgggttctgtttaacacttagtgaaaatggcttcgaggttaatttcccccaaatctgtggtccgaggagccagacaggacttgggttctgtttaacacttagtgaaaatggcttcgaggttaatttcccccaaatctgtggtccaaggagccagacaggacttgggttctgtttaacacttaatgaaaatggcttcgaggttaatttcccccaaatctgtggtccaaggagccagacaggacttgggttctgtttaacacttaatgaaaatggcttcgaggttaatttcccccaagtctgtggttcgaggagccagacaggacttgggttctgtttaacacttagtgaaaatggcttcgaggttaatttcccccaagtctgtggtccgaggagtcaggcaggacttgggttctgtttaacacttaatgaaaatggcttcgaggttaatttcccccaagtctgtggtccgaggagccaggcaagacttgggttctgtttaacacttaatctAAGTAGCTATATAGTAATGTGGTGCCatgaattatatttttcattaataacagtacattttcaggttatttacagAAAAGTAGGCTCCTATGCCGGCTATGGAGGTGATACGATATGGgccttcccaatttggtccgAGTTTTCCCCACACAGGGTTTCTCGCAGTGCCGAGGACCTTCCTCAGTACCAGATCCCCAGGTGCCAAAGGTCTTAGCTTCACCTTGGCATCGTAGCCTTACTTGAGCTTTTGCTAATAGTAGGCAAGCTGGACCATTGCGCTTTCCCTTCTTTTCTCGATGAGGTCCAAGCTTTTTTCTAGAAGTTCGTTGTTGGCACTAGAGCAGAATGCAGTGGTCCTTTATGTTGGGAAGTTTACCTCCAGTGGAATGACAGCCTCGGCCCCGTaggtcatcgaaaagggggtttcCCCTGTGGACCTGCGAGGTGTGGTGCGGTATGTCCACAAGACGTGGGCCAACTCTTCAACCCACCTCCCTTTCATGTCGTCTAacctctttttcagccaattcACTATAGTTTTGTTGACGGCCTCTGCCTGCCCATTACCTTACGGGTAAGCCGGTGTGGAGTATCTGTTGGTAATTTCCAGCTCACTACAGTACTTTCTGAAAGCTTTACTGTCAAACTAGAGGCCGTTGTCCGAGATCAGTGTGTGAGGGATCCCGAATCTGGTGAcgatatttttccaaataaatttcttggcatcAACGTCCCTAATGTTCGCCAATGCTTCAGTttcgacccatttggtgaaataatctgTGCCGACGAGAAGAAATCTCTTATTCCCTACTGCTTTGGGGAATGGTCCTAGGATGTCTAGGCCCCACtgtgcgaatggccaagggctggacagcgAGTTAAGTTTTCCGCCCGGTTGGTGTATATTCGGGGCGAAcctttggcactgatcgcacttcttcacatactccAGTGCCTCtttttgcatgttcggccaccagtaaccTTGCGTTATGGCCCTATGTGACAGGGACCTACCCCCCGTATGACTTCCACAAGTTCCTTCGTGTAATTCCTCCAGGATGAGTTCAGTGGCCTCTAGGTGCTCACACAGCAAGTATGGCCCTGAGAATGAGCACCTGTACAGTTTCGAGTCCTCGGATAACCAGAATCGAGAGGCCTTCCTTCTAATCTTGTCGGCCTCATTCTTATCGTTTGGCAAGGTGTCGTGCTTTAAGAACAGCACTAGAGGATCCATCCAATTAGGCCCAGCCCTGACGTTGTGGACTCGTATTTTGTTGGCCCTTGTCGTCGTTGGGCGGTAGAGATCTTCTACTAGAATAACCCAGGAAAGTGGctgagccgaggaggtggctaGCGTTGCAAGAGAATCAGCATGGGTGTTCTCGCATCTTGACACATGCGCCAGATGGAAGTGACAAAAATGGGTCTGTAGGCGTTTAACCTGGGCCaagtactcttgcattctttcatccttcGCCTCCAACTCCCCATTTACTTGTCCGACGACGAGTCTCGAGTCCGAAAATATGTTCGCAGATTTTCCACCCAGTTTCTAGATCATTGACATTCCTTCTAATAGTGCCTCATACTCTGCCTCGTTATTCGTGGCCGAGAAACCAAGCCTTAACGATTTTTCGATGGTGATACCTTCGGGGGAGACCAGAACGAGCCCCACAcctgagcccctttggttgGCTGCGCCGTCGACGTGTGCTTTCCACCAACTGGGCTCTTGTTGAGTGATTGCACTTATCAGTTTCCCGTCTGGGCTTAGTGACCCTCCCCCTCCTTCTAGTATGGGCTCCGCAAATTCGGCTACTAAATCCACGAGGACCTGACCCTTCATAGTAGTGCGAGGCATGTACCTAATGTTAAAGGCGCCAAGGATTGTTCCCCATTTTGCAATTCTGCCCGTGTAGTCGGCACTCCGGAGAATGGACTTTAGTGGAAGCTGAGTTAGTACAAATACACTGTGTGCCtggaaatagtgggggagctttCGTGTGGCTTGTACGATTGCCAAGACGGCTTTTTCAAGGGGGAGGTAGCGGATCTCTGCCTCGTGCAGCGATTTGCTTACGTAGTAGACGGGCCGTTGCGTGCCATTGTCTTCTCAAATCAGCACTAAGCTTACTGCATGAAAGGCCACAGCAATGTAGGCGAATAGCACCTCGTTGGTTTCAGGACTAGACATAATTGGTGGTCGGGCGAGGTACTCCTTAAGCTGTTGGAAAGCTaaagcacactcctcggtccactcgaaacctttccacttgtttaatagGAGGAAGAAAGGTCTGCATCTGTCCGCTGAGCGGGAAATGAAACGATTTAAAGCGGCGATCATGCCGGTgagcttttggacctctttgggattccgagggGGCTGTAGGCTATGGATAGCTCTAATTTGGTCAGGGTTGACTTCGATGCCTCTGTGGGTCACCATGTAACCTAAGAATTTCCTTGATCCCACtccaaatgaacacttggacgCGTTGAGTCGTAGCTTGTACTTTCTCAGAATTTGGAAGATGTCGCCGAGGTCTTTGACGTGGTTGGCCACTActttgctttttaccaccatgtcgtctatataaacttcaatgctcttacccatctgctgttcaaacatcctggtcatcatcctttggtaggtcgATCCGGCATTCTTTAAgtcaaagggcatcaccttataatgataatttccgacgggggtgacaaaagcagttttttcttggtcttcAGGGGCCAGGGGTATCTGATGGTAGCCTGTACGgcgtccaaaaaactcattcggGGGTGTCCGACGGTCGAATCTACCAATCGGTCTATCCGCGGCATGGGGAAGGGATCCTTCGGGCAGGCCTTGTTTAGGTCCGTGAAATCTAcgcagacccgccatttcccattcttcttttttaccacgaCTGTGTTGGCTAACCATTCGAGGTAGAAtacctccttgatagcccccACTTTTTTCAACTTTGTGACCTCTTCTCTCACAGCGTCGGCATGTTCTTTCGACGGTCGCCGAGGAGGCTATTTCTTAGGTGTTACAATCGGGTTAACGTTGAGGTGATGGCAGATGAAATTTGGGTCAACCCCAGGGGCCTCGTAGGTGTCCCAGGCGAATACGTCCACATTCTATCTAAGAAAATCAATTAGGGTTGACTTCTCTTGGGGCGGTAATTCtgagccgacctgaaaaaacCTCTCGGGGTCTGACCCGACGAGTACTTTCTCCAGATCCTCACAGCTCACCTCTATGGCTGGTCCTCCACCATCCGAAGTTGGGACCGGGGTcgttaattgctataagccgttCTCGATTGAGGTGGAAGGTTCACTATTTGGTCGTCGTGAGATTGcggacaccatgcattgcctgGCCATCGCTTGGTTCCCTATTATTTCTTTCACTTGACCTTCTGACggatacttcactttttggtgtAAGTTGATGACACAGCCCCTAGTGCATGAAGCCATGATCGGGCCACGATAGCTGTGTAGGGAGAGTATGCATCTACCACAATGAAGTTCACCTCCACCACGTCTGAATCTGTTTGTACAGGCAGCCTGATCATGTCTTTAGGGGTGACGGTTTTTCCTTTAAAGCTGACCAAAGGGGAGTCGTATGCCGACAAGTcctctggcttcaggttcaatCCTTTATACAAGTCAGGATACATTACTTCCACGACGCTACCTTGGTCAACTAGCACCCTCTTCATGTCATAACCCCCAATTCTGAGCATGACGACTAGGGCGTCATCGTGGGGCTGAAGGGTTCCCAGTTtgtcctcatccgagaatccgATCAAGGGCGTGGGACTCGCTCTGGCCCTTTTAGGTTCCCTGTCATCGGCTTCAGGCGGGAGCCTGCCCACTGACATTACTCTGAGAGGATTGGATCTGGTCCTTCCAGGTGCGGCgagaatgacatttattgtgccaatgGGCGGCCTTAATGCACTTTGCTTGGTTTCGATGTTTGATTGTTCCTACCATCCCACAGGTTGATGTAATAGGTGTCTCAACTTCCCCTCTCGGACTATCCGGTCCAAGTGGTTTTTCAGATTCCTACAATCATTGGTGAGGTGACCCGGCTCTCGGTGGTATGCGCAATACAGATTCTGGTTACATTTCGAGGGGTCACTTGCCATCCTGCTCGGCCATTGAAAGAATGGTTCGCGCTTCACCTTCTCTAGGATCTTGTGTAATGGTTCTCAGAACACAGCATGGACTACCTGTGCCCCAGTGGATCCAGACTGTTCCGCGTAGTCTCTTCTCGGCCTGTTACTACTGTTAAAgcggtccgacctgaagtccctcctctcttAAGGGACAACCTTCACTTTGCCCTTCCCCGTTTGctggtcctcctcgacccttttgtacttgtcaattctgTCTATGAGTTGGCGCATGCTAGTGACCGGCTTCCCAGTCAGGGATTTTCTTAAACCATGCTCTGTCGGCAGGCCCCTCTTGAATGTGCTAATGGCAACGTCGTCGTAGTTTCCCTCTATCTCATTGTACATTTCCCAATACCTGTCTGAATAGGCCTTCAGTGTCTctccttctcgcatggacaaggataaGAGGGAATCTAGGGGCCGAGGGACTTTGCTACTGGTAATGCAGGAGCCAAAAGCCTGTGTCAGCTGCTTAAAAGAATTTATGGAATTTGGCTTAAGGCCATCAAACCAACTCATCGCCATaggtcccaagctggacggaaACACCTTGCACATTAAAGCCTCGTCCTTGGAatggacggccatcctctgaTTAAACTGACTTACATGCTCTACTGGGTTTGTCTGACCATTGTATATGGCAAAGGTGggttgatggaaccgccgaggaagttCTGCTTCCTCTATTTTGCGTGTGAAAGGCGACTGAGAGATGCGGTCCAAGACCTTACTCATGGCATCGTTGGCCAGGCCTTAGTTTGATGGGCTCTTGTGGCCACGTTTACGAGGCTGCTCTTCCTCATAGGAAAAAGTCTCGCTTGGAGGGGTTCTTGATCTCCGCCTGTATTCATTGTTCTCATCACTGCTGGTGTCCGAGCCGGGTGAAGGTCGTTTTTGCTGTGCTCGGCGCAGTTTTTTCTTCAAGTCATCAATTTCTTGCTGTAAAGCCTTTCGATCGTTTCGCTTATGGGATGCATGACCTTTCCCTTTCGAGTGGCTCCTGCTCGTGTGGGAGGTGTTCACACTGCCCTCTTGCTGCTTGTCTTGGTCTTTCTCCCGTTcgagattcaaaaaattgtctTGCCGTTGGGAATCTGCACGTTCGGTTTAGCGcggacctgatccttccatttcttacagtttcacttgtcgagacacaagttcttcccacagacggcgccaattgtaaggtcAGTCTTTAGGGCCCAGGCCCAAAAGTAGGTGGTTCTAGCCCAAAGGACcttagacaatgaatttgtagagagcgggttacagaactaggacTTGACGAAGTGAATGTTAGTTAATTCTAGGCCAGGCAACGGTTTGGACATAAGAACACCTCTTTTATCTCTACTGGATACTTAGTCTGAGGAGACATATGGGTGCACCTCTGTTTCTAATTTAAAGGATATAATCTTTTACTCTTTCTTCTCACTTTTTTCTGATCCCTCCTTCATGGGGAtgcccttctcttatatagacTCCTTAAAGTAATAGgagccctacacttgttgattatctggaccttcacttgagtgcctgtcccattgGACATCCTTCCTACCTctctgtgagttgcagtggccaaggtaacactgttcgcctgtactctccacattaatgcggccagaaaagtagtttCCTGGCATTTAATGCGACAGTTGAGGCCTCTCCCTGAACATCCTATGCTCTTATTCTTCTCCCTGCTTTGTGAGGCTTGTCCTTACTaccaatatttgtttggaataaCTCCTTATTATGGATAGGGTGCATGTTGGGCTCATATTTGGCgcgtccgaggagacactcctcctcggacgtcttcTTTAAATAAGTTTGGACTTATTAGGGTTGGGCTGGCAGTTGTTTTGGCGGCCCATTTTCCCTTTGGTCGTAGTTGGACTCTGtatagggcccaaggcccgttgTTTGTCTTGGGAATTTTACCCTTACAATACCTTTAATAGTTTTTGGAGTAATTTGTAGGTAGAAAGGCTGGCTCAATACAATTTGAGGCCTAAGATGAAAATTGTAAATGAGtacttttatatttaaatattacttaCGTAATATTTAGTTCATTtcgctttgtttgtttcaacattaacattttctagaaaattgttcattttccaaagagtattttctagaaaattatcTCGTTTTCCAGAGTTTGGTAACAACCTTGAAAATGagtttgagaatgttttctggtgtttgatatgcaattttaaaatatttcttgtaTAGTTTAAAACATGTCTATCATGTAAGCCAACTAAAGTAATcagtataaataaaaaaatcaagaatgaatttggttttcatactaaaattttgacaatagatacaatcaaaattaattagttgttaAATTTTTATGATCTTTACTACTCATTTtgctcatatatatagatagtAACATACAAACAtacgtacacacacacacacacacacacacatatatatatatcaatcatttgtctatatatataaaattgatagGGGAATACATcttcaataaatataaataacaataacttttaattgtctaCTTTTTTTGCTAGTTCACTAATTGTCTACTATGGTCAACCACAAGTCTTCAATATTACTCTAAATAATGTATTTACATAATATATTTGCATAATATATTATCACTGCATAGTATTTGCATAAACTATCTGCCAACAATTGCAATTCCCCTcaacaattatcattcattatataaaaatattattagtccATGGTAAAGATTGTCctatgtaaaagcaatttagagccATATAGCCATATAGGcactatgtttaaaattttcatcttttacttcattcattcttttttcttctttttttaatttttaaaatttttttgcactaaTATGTACGAAAAAGTAGTAACTTCTGTCtggaatgaaataattaccacTACAAATCTGTTCTCCTTTGCAAGTTAGAGCTATTGATCGATCagtgaggggaaaaaaaaaatctaattagagAATTGTGTTACATAGGGGAAGAGAaacatggagagagagagagagagaaaccagaGTTAGAGCTATTGATTGATCagtgaggggaaaaaaaatctaattagagAATTGTGTTACATAGGGGAAGAGAAACATGAAGAgaaacatagagagagagagagagagagagagagagagagagagagagagagagagaccagaGTTAGTGATAGTGAgggtgtgaggagagaaaaagtaaagggaagaatgaaaaagtaaaagagcttaccatgagagagagaaggcaccaaaaaattatgtttcccacGGTTACAAacgaaaataatatttataggagatgcaACACATGAGAGACAGAttgttttttggaaaacaacctataaaaaataagcattatttttattaggggTTTTCGTtgactaaaaatagttttccaatgacactcttttttttttttttttttttttttttgtgtgtgttaccaaatattgaaaaatgtggaaaactatctttatagaAAGTTTTCCagtgaaacaaacagagcgttaaCCATTAATTTAGTTAATGttctatattattatttctatttaaaattcattattCTCAAGGTTTAATATGACTAATTCACttgagtaatgctagagatattataaattttaatgtatagGCCTTACAAATTAACATAtcaccattcaaaaaaaaaaaaaaaaaagattatgacattcatatattatttaagtgGCACAAAATATATTCTTGCCAaatcattttgtaaacttttatttttttggcagtAAAACTTGTTGTAATTTCAACATTTCCATTTGCTTAGTGGTGATTTGTTTGGATtactattaatttatatatatatatatatatttttttttgtaaaaatgctaaagttaatataatttttactacaaaaagtctacaaattgatgtgaaaaaagaaaaagaaaaaaaaagagatggtGGCACTTCAACAATTACAAGATAATacatgaatatttgaattacttgGTATAATTAATGACACAACAATTTATAAGacctatgtaataaaatttgtagtatttctAATATCACTTAATTTTTTAGACCTCCTTAAAAGTGGAGGAAAAAGAATTTACAAGTcacatttttttagtaaaaaaaaaaatcacttatttCCCCTTTTACGGTCCTCTCTCTCTTAGGAGGCTTACGTCATGGCCTAAGTGGTTTAGGCCTGGCGCCAGCCCTAGAAACTAAGTAGCGGTTAGTGGGGTTGGTGGACACTTTCTCTTgagaattttgaaaactttctGTCTGCAGTGCTTTTTTCTTTGAGATGAAATTGCgagtcttttgggttaatattgcaaaatctaaaattaatttgcGTTATAGGAACTGTTGGAAGTTATTTGGCAGAttgaggagagagactgaatttcggcatcaccattgccgaaattcaaccaaaaagtaggagagagaagaatcaaatggaggaaagagaaaatgttgaatttcggcaacgtgGATGCCGAAATTCCACTGCCCCTATTCATCCAATTTCGGCATCACCATTatgagtaaaaaaaagtttcatgtccacaatattttcacaataaatcacatgtaattagttattattagttcaaaaaaatttgtgacaactaattgtggcaatggcattgccgaaataggaaaaaaaaaaatttgtggcaaactaATTGTGACAATACCATTtccgaaatagggagaaaaataaaagtgacaaaCTAATTAAGGCAATTGCATTActgaaatagggagaaaaaaaatttgtgacaaccAAATTGTGGCAAtactattgccgaaataggggaataaaaaaaattttagcaattgtggcaatgggattgccgaaaatgtgagggaaaaaaaattgtggcaatgaGATTGCCGaaaatatgaggaaaaaaaaaaaaagagaaaatgattaCTTGCTATTGccgaaaatgtaaaaaaaaaaaaaaaggggggggatTACGGCAATGCTATTGCCGtaatcctcttttttttctttttttttttttctttttttcacattttcggcaatgctattgccgtaattcttatcttttttttttttttttttttgtttatcacATTTTCGTCAATATAATTTCCGAAATagggaaacaaaatttttcccctatttcggcaatttCATTGCCAcaatccttctcttttttttttttctcacattttcggcaatgcgtcataattttttttttcctcgcattttcggcaatggcattaccgaaatAGGGAAGTTTCCCtacctatttcggcaatcccattgccacaattgcttaaatttttttttttattcccttatTTCGGCAATAGTATTGCCACAATTTGgttgtaacaaatttttttttctccctatttcggtAATGCAATTGCCTTAATTAGtttgtcacttttatttttctccctatttcggaAATGGTATTGTCACAATtagtttgccacaaattttttttttcctatttcggcaatgccattgccacaattagttgtcacaaatttttttgaactaataataactaattatatgtgatttattgtgaaaatattgtggacatgaaacttttttttactcatAATGGTGATGCCGAAATTGGCTGAATAGGGGCAGTGGAATTTCGGCATCcacgttgccgaaattcaacattttctctttcctccctttgattcttctctctcctactttttggttgaatttcggcaatggtgatgccgaaattcagtctctctcctcaaTCTGCCAAATAACTTCCAACAGTTCCTATAACgcaaattaattttagattttgcaatattaacccaaaagactcTGAAATTGCGGTGCTTTGTACCTTGAGATGAGACTATTATTGTGCTGATATTTGATTAAATTATCCACATGACTGAATTCATATGTGTCATTATTTAAGCCCAATGTGTTacataatgtttttatttatatatatatatatatatatatacatattttatagGTAGATAGTGAAGAAAAAGTAGATGTGTTTAAACCACAAACATTAAACACTATAAAATATGCTATCTATTATCACTAGACTATCATTTGAATCCAATGCACTAAATATAAATcacatttttcatttatttattttttcttctggTGAAAAGGTTTTTGTTAAGGTATATACCCACTTTATGGCATTAGGAATTAGAAGCGTGCTAAAATTTCCTTGGGAAGTGTTGTGATATGATCAAAGACGACAGCAGTGTTGCCCTTCTCAGATTTTTCCAAAGTAGAACAGAAGAATCAAACTCGAATTGCTCGTGTGCTTTTGCGGCTTTGCCTTTTGggtttaattatgaaattttttaaaaacatttatttcGTGCCACACCTTTAGTCTCAATCGTGGTGCTGGCGTGTCATTGTACCACAAAAAGTACAGCAACTTGTGGCGCACATTTGGGATAGATATTGCTGTCTTCGTGAAGAAAAACATGGTAACTTTATTATTTGGTCAAAAACACGAAACACTGAGGTGGGGAAAATGGTGAGTATGATTGTTTTGCAAAGTGCTGCACTAGTGCTTAGATTACTTGTTGGACTAGTGCGCATGCATCATCCGATCGACATTGTCTTTTCTACATAAGAAAGTTGCTCATATAGCCTCATAGTCCTTCAAATAATTCTTTCCATCAAACGCACGAGGAAAAGTTTTCAAACTTATGGTAGTGAGTTGTTCTTCTATTATTACAAACagtttcacaattttttccataattctCTTACGTGCTAGATTTTGATTGACTGATTgttacttttacaaaaaaatacattatatttCGGATGCATGCATTCTCCCTCTCACATGAGAGTGGACTCCCTCATGTGAGATATACATAATATACTTCCTTTACTTTTACATAGACTCACACTTTTTTCTCCATACTCATAGTCAATCACGTGAAAGAGTT
The DNA window shown above is from Quercus lobata isolate SW786 chromosome 7, ValleyOak3.0 Primary Assembly, whole genome shotgun sequence and carries:
- the LOC115951966 gene encoding uncharacterized protein LOC115951966, producing the protein MSKVLDRISQSPFTRKIEEAELPRRFHQPTFAIYNGQTNPVEHVSQFNQRMAVHSKDEALMCKVFPSSLGPMAMSWFDGLKPNSINSFKQLTQAFGSCITSSKVPRPLDSLLSLSMREGETLKAYSDRYWEMYNEIEGNYDDVAISTFKRGLPTEHGLRKSLTGKPVTSMRQLIDRIDKYKRVEEDQQTGKGKVKVVP
- the LOC115951965 gene encoding uncharacterized protein LOC115951965, with translation MSVGRLPPEADDREPKRARASPTPLIGFSDEDKLGTLQPHDDALVVMLRIGGYDMKRVLVDQGSVVEVMYPDLYKGLNLKPEDLSAYDSPLVSFKGKTVTPKDMIRLPVQTDSDVVEVNFIVVDAYSPYTAIVARSWLHALGAVSSTYTKK